In Polyodon spathula isolate WHYD16114869_AA chromosome 11, ASM1765450v1, whole genome shotgun sequence, one genomic interval encodes:
- the LOC121323512 gene encoding tripartite motif-containing protein 59-like: protein MDNLEEDLTCSVCYSLFDDPRVLPCSHTFCKGCLENVLHVSINFSIWRPLRIPLKCPNCRNTVELPPTGVDSLPVNVSLRAIVEKYQRNDQWKSALCLEHQGQPLNVYCLRDRQLICGLCLTLGQHQGHPIDDLHTAYIKERETPGRLLEKLTDKRGAEVCLLVERLEEQKVRCENTIKHDKEAVVQYFEKIHQILERKKQAFLAVLEEANAEVSSEFDPLIEKLNDIKEEHLDLISCSTAVEEEESPLAFLEKIHTFRGRVAALTKAGLPNVVPLEIYPRVEEFLKQKWSGITIGKIDEVPIPNISCCSVWCSRTIVDKNLNKLWASFITLWNPFVLLIFFLLLSLFSVKMLFNKDFFVYQINFSILTQINQMFQSCIYKTAAAAVYHVQEGAIYLYSLTMDILIYLKETVKLHVASICKILF from the coding sequence ATGGATAACCTGGAAGAAGATCTTACATGTTCAGTGTGCTACTCGCTGTTCGATGACCCCCGCGTGCTGCCGTGTTCCCACACTTTCTGCAAAGGTTGCTTAGAAAATGTTCTTCATGTATCCATCAACTTCTCAATATGGAGGCCCCTAAGAATTCCACTCAAGTGTCCGAACTGCAGAAACACTGTGGAGCTCCCTCCAACAGGAGTTGATTCCTTGCCAGTAAATGTGTCCCTGAGGGCCATTGTAGAAAAATATCAAAGAAACGATCAATGGAAATCGGCTTTGTGTCTGGAACACCAAGGACAGCCATTGAATGTCTATTGTCTGAGGGATCGTCAACTGATTTGTGGATTGTGCCTGACTTTAGGCCAGCACCAGGGGCACCCTATAGATGACCTGCATACTGCCTATATCAAAGAAAGGGAGACTCCAGGGAGGCTTTTGGAGAAGCTGACTGATAAACGCGGGGCTGAAGTGTGCCTTCTGGTGGAAAGGCTGGAGGAACAAAAAGTCAGATGCGAGAACACAATAAAGCATGATAAGGAGGCTGTTGTGCAGTACTTTGAAAAGATTCATCAGATTCTGGAAAGGAAGAAACAGGCTTTCCTAGCTGTACTGGAGGAGGCCAATGCTGAAGTTTCAAGTGAGTTTGACCCACTCATTGAAAAGCTCAACGATATCAAGGAAGAACATCTGGATCTCATTTCATGTAGCACAGCTGTTGAAGAAGAGGAGTCCCCCTTGGCATTTCTTGAGAAAATTCATACGTTTCGAGGAAGAGTTGCGGCCCTGACAAAAGCTGGTCTGCCTAATGTGGTACCTTTGGAGATCTATCCAAGGGTAGAGGAGTTTCTAAAACAGAAGTGGTCAGGAATTACCATTGGGAAGATTGACGAAGTGCCAATACCCAACATCAGTTGCTGTTCTGTGTGGTGCTCAAGAACAATCGTTGATAAAAACTTGAACAAACTGTGGGCTTCCTTTATTACTTTGTGGAATCCATTTGTGCTGTTAATATTTTTTCTACTACTAAGCCTATTCtcagttaaaatgttatttaacaaagatttttttgtttatcagaTCAACTTTTCGATCCTTACTCAAATTAATCAAATGTTTCAAAGTTGTATATacaaaactgctgctgctgctgtataccATGTACAAGAAGGAGCCATTTACCTGTACTCGCTTACGATGGACATCCTAATTTACCTTAAGGAAACAGTCAAACTTCATGTTGCCTCTATCTGTAAGATTTTATTCTAA